The Methylobacterium currus genome contains a region encoding:
- a CDS encoding glutamate--cysteine ligase: protein MARDVSDATPLDARSELIEWFAAGEKPHDAFAIGTEHEKVPFYRADLSPVPYDGERGISALLDGLRAITGWETIEDAGRVIGLSATEGGGAISLEPGGQFELSGAPLPDVHATAHELSQHLDAVRQAADPLGIGFLTLGMSPKWTREETPVMPKSRYRIMKGYMPKVGSLGLDMMLRTATVQVNLDFSSEADMVTKMRVGLALQPVATALFANSPFTDGKPNGFLSRRSEIWRDTDRDRTGMLPFAFDDGFGYEAYADWLLDMPMYFVKRGETYHDVSGASFRDLMEGRLATLPGERATVSDWANHASTAFPEVRLKRFLEMRGADVGDANMIAAQSAFWAGLYYDPAALDGAWQLVRELTAEERETMRAEVPRLGLDAPAGKRRLRELARDALALSESGLRARARRDAQGRDETLYLAPLQAIAASRTRAEDLLALYDGPWNRSVDPAFAACAF, encoded by the coding sequence ATGGCGCGCGACGTGTCCGACGCGACCCCGCTCGACGCGCGGTCCGAGCTGATCGAGTGGTTCGCGGCCGGCGAGAAGCCGCACGACGCCTTCGCCATCGGCACCGAGCATGAGAAGGTCCCGTTCTACCGCGCCGACCTCTCGCCGGTGCCCTACGACGGCGAGCGGGGCATCTCGGCCCTGCTGGACGGCCTGCGGGCGATCACCGGCTGGGAGACGATCGAGGATGCGGGCCGGGTGATCGGCCTGTCCGCCACCGAGGGCGGCGGGGCGATCTCGCTCGAGCCTGGCGGCCAGTTCGAGCTCTCGGGCGCCCCCCTGCCCGACGTCCACGCCACCGCCCACGAGCTGAGCCAGCATCTCGACGCGGTGCGCCAAGCGGCCGACCCCCTCGGCATCGGCTTCCTCACCCTCGGCATGAGCCCGAAATGGACGCGGGAAGAGACGCCCGTAATGCCCAAGAGCCGCTACCGCATCATGAAGGGCTACATGCCCAAGGTCGGGTCGCTCGGCCTCGACATGATGCTGCGGACCGCCACCGTGCAGGTGAACCTCGACTTCTCGTCCGAGGCCGACATGGTGACGAAGATGCGGGTCGGCCTGGCGCTGCAGCCGGTGGCGACGGCGCTCTTCGCCAACTCGCCCTTCACCGACGGCAAGCCGAACGGCTTCCTGTCCCGGCGCTCCGAGATCTGGCGCGACACCGACCGCGACCGCACCGGCATGCTGCCTTTCGCGTTCGACGACGGCTTCGGCTACGAGGCCTATGCGGACTGGCTCCTCGACATGCCGATGTATTTCGTCAAGCGCGGCGAGACCTATCACGACGTCAGCGGCGCCTCGTTCCGCGACCTGATGGAGGGGCGGCTCGCCACCCTGCCGGGCGAGCGCGCCACCGTCTCCGACTGGGCCAACCACGCCTCGACCGCCTTCCCGGAGGTGCGGCTGAAGCGCTTCCTCGAGATGCGCGGCGCCGATGTCGGCGACGCCAACATGATCGCCGCGCAGTCGGCGTTCTGGGCCGGGCTCTACTACGATCCCGCCGCCCTCGACGGCGCCTGGCAGCTGGTGCGCGAGTTGACGGCGGAGGAGCGCGAGACGATGCGGGCCGAGGTGCCGCGCCTCGGCCTCGACGCGCCGGCCGGCAAGCGGCGCCTGCGGGAGCTCGCCCGCGACGCGCTCGCGCTGTCCGAATCGGGCCTGCGGGCGCGGGCCCGCCGCGACGCGCAGGGGCGCGACGAGACGCTCTACCTCGCCCCGCTCCAGGCCATCGCCGCCTCGCGGACCCGGGCCGAGGACCTGCTCGCGCTCTATGACGGGCCGTGGAACCGCTCGGTCGATCCGGCCTTCGCGGCCTGCGCGTTCTGA
- a CDS encoding sulfurtransferase TusA family protein, which translates to MRHHDLDLRGLKCPLPVLRTAKALRGLAPGEGLSVRCTDPMAAIDIPNLLRERGDHLDRMLRDDGVLIFEIRRGAGRDDAEERFA; encoded by the coding sequence ATGCGACACCACGACCTCGACCTGCGCGGGCTCAAATGCCCTCTGCCGGTCCTGCGCACCGCCAAGGCCCTGCGCGGCCTCGCTCCGGGCGAGGGCCTGTCGGTGCGCTGCACCGACCCAATGGCCGCCATCGACATCCCGAACCTGCTGCGCGAGCGCGGCGACCATCTCGACCGGATGCTCCGCGACGACGGCGTCCTGATCTTCGAGATCCGTCGCGGCGCCGGGCGCGACGATGCTGAGGAGAGGTTTGCGTGA
- a CDS encoding FAD-binding domain-containing protein has product MPSFPRMTRDAGLDALSAFLAGSGADYAAARNTDRGRAAAPTTSALSPFLRRRLLTEEEVARAGLRAFGERGAEKFVSEVFWRSYFKGHLETHPEAWARYRAGRDAARHRLAAEPGLRRTYERAIAGRTGIDGFDDWAAQLVEENWLHNHARMWFASIWIFTLRLPWELGAAFFLRHLLDGDPASNTLSWRWVAGLHTRGKPYLARRANIREFTEGRHDPAGLDEGAASLEEAMPPREGPLAPADPVPAGPVALLLHLDDLNPESLPLGEARVMRVGGLIASADEAADPVRAADAAAMADALARAGAHFGCPAGPVQDGWAGELPVVTPWAPVGPSADALPAGCLRIRRVWDERAWPLSNRGYSRLRSAISKVMAS; this is encoded by the coding sequence ATGCCCTCCTTCCCACGCATGACCCGCGACGCCGGCCTCGACGCGCTCTCCGCCTTCCTCGCCGGCTCCGGGGCGGATTACGCCGCCGCCCGCAACACCGATCGGGGCCGGGCCGCCGCGCCGACCACCTCGGCGCTGTCGCCCTTCCTGCGACGCCGGCTCCTGACCGAGGAGGAGGTCGCCCGCGCGGGCCTGCGCGCCTTCGGTGAGCGCGGCGCGGAGAAGTTCGTCTCCGAGGTCTTCTGGCGCAGCTACTTCAAGGGCCATCTCGAGACCCATCCCGAGGCGTGGGCGCGCTACCGCGCCGGGCGCGACGCCGCGCGCCACCGCCTCGCCGCGGAGCCGGGCCTGCGCCGGACCTATGAGCGGGCGATCGCGGGACGGACCGGGATCGACGGCTTCGACGATTGGGCGGCGCAACTTGTCGAGGAGAACTGGCTGCACAACCACGCCCGGATGTGGTTCGCCTCGATCTGGATCTTCACCTTGCGCCTGCCGTGGGAGCTCGGCGCGGCGTTCTTCCTGCGCCATCTCCTCGATGGCGACCCGGCGAGCAACACCCTGTCCTGGCGCTGGGTCGCGGGCCTGCACACGCGGGGCAAGCCCTATCTCGCGCGGCGCGCCAACATCCGGGAGTTCACCGAGGGGCGCCACGATCCCGCCGGCCTCGACGAGGGGGCCGCCTCCCTGGAGGAGGCGATGCCGCCCCGGGAGGGGCCGCTGGCCCCGGCCGATCCGGTGCCCGCGGGCCCGGTCGCCCTGCTCCTCCACCTCGACGACCTGAACCCTGAGAGCCTGCCCCTCGGCGAGGCCCGGGTGATGCGGGTGGGCGGCCTGATCGCCTCGGCCGATGAGGCGGCGGACCCGGTGCGCGCGGCGGATGCGGCGGCGATGGCGGATGCCCTCGCCCGGGCGGGCGCGCATTTCGGCTGCCCGGCCGGGCCCGTGCAGGATGGCTGGGCCGGGGAGTTGCCGGTAGTGACGCCTTGGGCCCCGGTCGGCCCCTCGGCGGACGCCCTTCCGGCGGGCTGCCTGCGGATCCGGCGGGTCTGGGACGAGCGGGCCTGGCCGCTGTCGAACCGGGGCTATTCGCGCCTGCGCAGTGCGATTTCGAAGGTGATGGCGTCCTGA
- a CDS encoding 30S ribosomal protein S2, producing the protein MALPDFTMRQLLEAGSHFGHQAHRWNPKMQSYIFGTRNNIHIIDLAQTVPALHQALQAVSDTVAKGGRVLFVGTKRQAADTIADAAKRSAQYYVNSRWLGGTLTNWKTISGSIQRLRKVDEILAGGGQGLTKKERLMLSREKDKLEKALGGIKDMGGVPDLLFVIDTNKEQLAIKEANRLKIPVAAIVDTNCNPDGITYVVPANDDAGRAIALYCDLVARAAIDGISRGQGALGIDLGESDEPMAEELPALANEPEVAPVDITEPYVGEPFELLAAPRGAPDDLTKLTGVGPQLVQKLNDAGIYHYWQIAAMSPEDIAKVDGDLKLNGRIDRDGWVNQARGFVEAAAAA; encoded by the coding sequence ATGGCCCTTCCCGACTTCACCATGCGCCAGCTGCTCGAGGCCGGCTCGCATTTCGGCCACCAGGCGCATCGCTGGAACCCGAAGATGCAGTCGTACATCTTCGGCACCCGCAACAACATCCACATCATCGACCTCGCCCAGACCGTGCCGGCCCTGCACCAGGCGCTGCAGGCGGTGAGCGACACCGTCGCCAAGGGCGGCCGGGTGCTGTTCGTCGGCACCAAGCGCCAGGCGGCCGACACGATCGCGGACGCGGCCAAGCGCTCGGCCCAGTACTACGTGAACTCCCGCTGGCTCGGCGGCACGCTGACCAACTGGAAGACCATCTCGGGCTCGATCCAGCGCCTGCGCAAGGTCGACGAGATCCTCGCCGGCGGCGGCCAGGGCCTCACCAAGAAGGAGCGCCTGATGCTGTCCCGTGAGAAGGACAAGCTCGAGAAGGCGCTCGGCGGCATCAAGGACATGGGCGGCGTGCCTGACCTGCTGTTCGTGATCGACACCAACAAGGAGCAGCTGGCGATCAAGGAGGCGAACCGCCTCAAGATCCCGGTGGCGGCCATCGTCGACACCAACTGCAACCCGGACGGCATCACCTACGTGGTCCCGGCCAACGACGATGCCGGCCGCGCCATCGCGCTCTACTGCGACCTCGTCGCCCGCGCGGCGATCGACGGCATCTCCCGCGGCCAGGGTGCCCTCGGCATCGACCTCGGTGAGTCCGACGAGCCGATGGCCGAGGAGCTGCCGGCCCTCGCCAACGAGCCCGAGGTCGCCCCGGTCGACATCACCGAGCCGTATGTCGGCGAGCCCTTCGAGCTGCTGGCCGCCCCCCGCGGCGCGCCGGACGACCTGACCAAGCTCACGGGCGTCGGCCCCCAGCTGGTGCAGAAGCTCAACGATGCCGGCATCTACCACTACTGGCAGATCGCCGCGATGAGCCCTGAGGACATCGCCAAGGTCGACGGCGACCTGAAGCTCAACGGCCGCATCGACCGCGACGGCTGGGTCAACCAGGCCCGCGGCTTCGTCGAGGCCGCCGCGGCGGCGTAA
- the katG gene encoding catalase/peroxidase HPI yields METYTDVLSGKCPFGGDRVGGAFTTPPTLENWYPDRLRVEMLHQNGPQANPLGSDFDYRAAFASLDYEQLKSDIKQFLTSSVSWWPSDYGNYGPQMIRMAWHSAGTYRIADGRGGAGQGLQRFAPISSWWDNGNTDKSRRLLWPIKQKYGSALSWADLMVLTGTCALEIMNFPTYGFAGGREDAWEADNATYWGPEQWDPTNVEAFDSMVTRDKRWRGQNGEADYDLENPLAASHQALIYVNPEGPYANGDPMGSARDIRITFTRMAMNDEETVALIAGGHAFGKSHGMVKADEVGPPPEIAPMEAMGLGWHNPKGTGFAEYTMTNGIEGSWSPDPTTWDNSYLENLFKYEWKQTRSPAGALQWTPTDPDAPRTPDAHIPGKSHPLMMMTSDIALKTDPVYRAICEKFLSDFDYFTLQFSKAWYKLTHRDMGPKERYVGPEARIEDDLLWQDPIPPVDHPLVDEADIAALKAEILGTGLSVSDLAFTAFSSVATYRNSDKRGGANGARLALAPQSGWTVNRRALPVIEALRGIMAGFNGKASGGKKVSLADLIVLAGCAAVEQAAKAAGAAVEVPFVPGRMDTTPELTDAESFEWLKPIVDGFRNYVDPSFAEITGGRVAPEQVFLDKANLLALTAPEWVVLTGGLRALNLNHDGGRDGVFTDRVGVLTNDFFTVLTSMDYEWKKANAAGTSFTLDDRQTGATTFTATRCDLVFGANAQLRAVVEIYAGRDGQERFVRDFVKVWHKLMMLDRYDVKRNEAGMTKAA; encoded by the coding sequence GTGGAAACCTATACTGACGTCCTGTCGGGCAAGTGCCCCTTCGGCGGCGACCGCGTCGGCGGCGCCTTCACCACGCCGCCCACGCTCGAGAACTGGTATCCCGACCGCCTGCGCGTCGAGATGCTGCATCAGAACGGGCCGCAGGCGAACCCGCTCGGATCCGACTTCGACTATCGGGCGGCCTTCGCGTCGCTGGATTACGAGCAGCTCAAGAGCGACATCAAGCAGTTCCTGACCAGCTCGGTCTCGTGGTGGCCGTCCGATTACGGCAATTACGGCCCGCAGATGATCCGCATGGCCTGGCACTCGGCCGGCACCTACCGCATCGCCGACGGGCGCGGCGGCGCCGGCCAGGGCCTGCAGCGCTTCGCGCCGATCAGCAGCTGGTGGGACAACGGCAACACCGACAAGTCCCGCCGCCTGCTCTGGCCGATCAAGCAGAAATACGGCAGCGCCCTGTCCTGGGCCGACCTGATGGTGCTGACCGGCACCTGCGCCCTCGAGATCATGAACTTCCCGACCTATGGCTTCGCCGGCGGCCGCGAGGATGCCTGGGAAGCCGACAACGCGACCTATTGGGGCCCCGAGCAATGGGACCCGACCAATGTCGAGGCCTTCGACAGCATGGTGACCCGCGACAAACGCTGGCGTGGCCAGAACGGCGAAGCCGATTACGACCTCGAGAACCCGCTCGCGGCGTCGCACCAGGCGCTGATCTACGTCAACCCGGAGGGGCCCTACGCCAACGGCGACCCGATGGGCTCGGCCCGCGACATCCGCATCACCTTTACCCGCATGGCGATGAACGACGAGGAAACCGTCGCGCTGATCGCCGGCGGCCACGCCTTCGGCAAGAGCCACGGCATGGTCAAGGCTGACGAGGTCGGTCCGCCGCCGGAGATCGCCCCGATGGAAGCGATGGGCCTCGGCTGGCACAACCCGAAGGGCACGGGCTTCGCCGAGTACACGATGACCAACGGGATCGAGGGCTCGTGGTCGCCCGACCCGACGACCTGGGACAACAGCTACCTCGAGAACCTGTTCAAGTACGAGTGGAAGCAGACGCGCAGCCCCGCCGGCGCCCTGCAATGGACGCCGACCGATCCGGACGCACCCCGGACGCCCGACGCCCACATCCCGGGCAAGTCGCACCCGCTGATGATGATGACCAGCGACATCGCGCTCAAGACCGACCCGGTCTACCGCGCGATCTGCGAGAAGTTCCTGTCCGACTTCGACTACTTCACGCTGCAATTCTCGAAGGCGTGGTACAAGCTCACCCACCGCGACATGGGCCCGAAGGAGCGCTATGTCGGTCCGGAAGCCAGGATCGAGGACGACCTGCTGTGGCAGGACCCGATCCCGCCGGTCGATCACCCGCTGGTGGACGAAGCCGACATCGCCGCCCTGAAGGCGGAGATCCTCGGCACCGGCCTGTCGGTGTCCGACCTCGCCTTCACGGCCTTCTCGTCGGTCGCCACCTACCGCAACAGCGACAAGCGCGGCGGCGCCAATGGCGCCCGCCTGGCACTGGCGCCGCAATCCGGCTGGACCGTCAACCGGCGCGCCCTGCCGGTGATCGAGGCCCTGCGCGGCATCATGGCGGGCTTCAACGGCAAGGCGTCCGGCGGCAAGAAGGTCTCGCTCGCCGACCTCATCGTGCTGGCCGGCTGCGCGGCGGTGGAGCAGGCGGCGAAGGCGGCCGGCGCCGCCGTGGAGGTGCCGTTCGTCCCGGGCCGGATGGACACGACCCCGGAGCTGACCGACGCGGAGAGCTTCGAGTGGCTGAAGCCCATCGTCGACGGCTTCCGCAACTACGTCGATCCGTCCTTCGCCGAGATCACGGGAGGACGCGTCGCCCCCGAGCAGGTCTTCCTCGACAAGGCCAACCTGCTCGCCCTCACCGCCCCCGAATGGGTGGTGCTGACCGGCGGCCTGCGTGCGCTCAACCTGAACCACGACGGCGGACGCGACGGCGTCTTCACCGATCGCGTCGGCGTCCTGACCAACGACTTCTTCACCGTGCTCACCAGCATGGACTACGAGTGGAAGAAGGCGAACGCCGCCGGCACGAGCTTCACCCTCGACGACCGGCAGACCGGAGCGACGACGTTCACGGCGACGCGCTGCGACCTCGTCTTCGGCGCGAACGCGCAGCTCCGGGCCGTCGTCGAGATCTATGCCGGGCGCGACGGGCAGGAGCGGTTCGTGCGCGACTTCGTCAAGGTCTGGCACAAGCTGATGATGCTCGACCGCTACGACGTGAAGCGCAACGAGGCAGGAATGACGAAGGCCGCGTGA
- a CDS encoding enoyl-CoA hydratase, giving the protein MTDTDELLYEVDAEGIARITLNRPQARNALTFAMYERLHGLAQAIDADPAIRAVVIQGAGGRAFAAGTDIAQFRAFSTPEDALGYERFMDRVLGALERCAKPTIAAVAGACTGGGAAIAASCDLRLATRDARFGFPIARTLGNCLSVANLRRLSALVGAARVKEMIFTARLIEAEEARAIGLVSEVVEDAAALAERATDLARLVAGHAPLTLAATKEGLRRVRDEAPSEAGDDLILQCYTSADFREGMEAFLGKRPPRWTGR; this is encoded by the coding sequence ATGACCGACACCGACGAATTGCTCTACGAGGTCGATGCCGAGGGCATCGCCCGCATCACCCTCAACCGGCCGCAGGCGCGCAACGCCCTGACCTTCGCGATGTACGAGCGCCTGCACGGCCTTGCCCAAGCGATCGACGCCGACCCGGCGATCCGCGCGGTGGTGATCCAGGGGGCCGGCGGGCGCGCCTTCGCGGCCGGCACCGACATCGCGCAGTTCCGCGCCTTCTCCACGCCCGAGGACGCGCTCGGCTACGAGCGCTTCATGGACCGGGTGCTCGGCGCCCTCGAACGCTGCGCCAAGCCGACCATCGCGGCGGTCGCCGGGGCCTGCACCGGCGGCGGAGCGGCCATCGCCGCGTCCTGCGATCTGCGCCTCGCCACGCGGGATGCCCGCTTCGGCTTCCCGATCGCCCGCACCCTCGGCAATTGCCTCTCGGTCGCCAACCTGCGCCGGCTCTCGGCGCTGGTCGGCGCCGCCCGGGTGAAGGAGATGATCTTCACCGCCCGCCTGATCGAGGCCGAGGAGGCGCGGGCGATCGGTCTGGTGAGCGAGGTGGTGGAGGATGCGGCCGCCCTCGCCGAGCGGGCGACCGACCTCGCCCGCCTGGTCGCCGGCCACGCCCCGCTGACGCTCGCCGCCACCAAGGAGGGACTGCGCCGGGTGCGCGACGAGGCGCCGTCCGAGGCCGGGGACGACCTGATCCTGCAATGCTACACCAGCGCGGATTTCCGCGAGGGGATGGAGGCCTTTTTGGGCAAGCGCCCGCCGCGTTGGACGGGGCGCTGA
- a CDS encoding NUDIX domain-containing protein gives MSRDDTQPRITGTRTVYEGWARYLVAEVQMPDGSRIGREVEDHGPAVAVLPYDPERRVALLVRQFRTPPCFVDGTASVLEAPAGLREEDDPETCARREAFEEVGLRLSVLEPAGRAWSLPGLSTERMDLFLAPYRAADREGSGGGLAEEHESIEAVEVALPDLAAMADRGEIADMKTLCLTQTLRLRHPNLFAGPSEGRS, from the coding sequence GTGAGCCGAGACGACACTCAGCCCCGCATCACGGGCACGCGCACGGTCTACGAGGGCTGGGCGCGCTATCTCGTCGCCGAGGTGCAGATGCCAGACGGCAGCCGGATCGGCCGCGAGGTCGAGGACCATGGGCCCGCCGTGGCCGTGCTGCCCTACGATCCCGAGCGCCGGGTCGCCCTGCTGGTGCGGCAGTTCCGCACGCCGCCCTGCTTCGTCGATGGCACTGCCTCGGTGCTGGAGGCACCCGCGGGCCTGCGCGAGGAGGACGACCCGGAAACGTGCGCCCGGCGCGAGGCCTTCGAGGAGGTGGGCCTGCGTCTGTCGGTGCTCGAACCCGCCGGACGGGCCTGGTCGCTGCCGGGCCTCTCGACCGAGCGGATGGACCTCTTCCTCGCTCCCTATCGGGCCGCCGACCGCGAGGGGAGCGGCGGCGGCCTGGCGGAGGAGCATGAGAGCATCGAGGCGGTGGAGGTGGCGCTGCCGGACCTCGCCGCGATGGCCGACCGGGGCGAGATCGCCGACATGAAGACGCTCTGCCTCACACAGACCCTGCGCCTGCGGCATCCGAACCTGTTCGCTGGTCCATCCGAAGGGCGGTCTTGA
- a CDS encoding DUF3140 domain-containing protein, with translation MSKQAKSEAGDHEDTYQAFRKAVNMAPGELETWLDTEESQSVGWSDGAKKESAKGGESVGHHQGRRIVEIKHTKKADLTDDDYADMRKVVAYVNRHLAQGGPKEDVKTSRWRYSLMNWGHDPLKD, from the coding sequence GTGAGCAAGCAGGCCAAATCCGAGGCGGGCGACCACGAGGACACCTATCAGGCCTTCCGCAAGGCGGTGAACATGGCCCCGGGCGAGCTGGAGACGTGGCTCGACACCGAGGAGAGCCAGTCGGTTGGTTGGAGCGACGGCGCCAAGAAGGAGAGCGCCAAGGGCGGCGAATCGGTCGGCCACCATCAGGGGCGGCGGATCGTCGAGATCAAGCATACCAAGAAGGCGGACCTCACGGACGACGATTACGCCGACATGCGCAAGGTCGTGGCTTACGTGAACCGCCACCTCGCCCAGGGCGGGCCGAAGGAGGACGTGAAGACGTCGCGCTGGCGCTACTCCCTCATGAACTGGGGCCACGATCCGCTCAAAGATTGA